A single region of the Malus sylvestris chromosome 8, drMalSylv7.2, whole genome shotgun sequence genome encodes:
- the LOC126631337 gene encoding uncharacterized protein LOC126631337: MAPTRKYSSGYLKRQRKRKVEQLIQSQKGDIDRFFLKEKEPQSSVDDLITEQQDDNEKLVDDLGNDEINNDLDENDNHEDAPIVTDQLKKGPARDLSIEKGPKYQFNRRFNAAFYTRYLSNGEKHERDWLVYSKDVDKVFCFCCKLFKKGPLKGQLANKGYKDWTHFNVRLKEHENSFDHISNMTTWIDLRLRL, from the exons ATGGCACCTACTAGAAAATATTCATCCGGCTACTTAAAgcgtcaaagaaaaagaaaagttgaacaATTGATTCAGTCTCAAAAAGGAGATATTGATAGGTTCtttctaaaagaaaaagaaccacAAAGTTCAGTGGATGATTTAATTACGGAACAACAAGATGACAATGAGAAATTAGTTGATGATTTGGGCAATGATGAAATTAATAATGACCTTGATGAGAATGATAATCATGAGGATGCTCCTATTGTTACTGATCAACTGA AAAAAGGTCCTGCAAGAGATCTATCAATTGAGAAAGGTCCTAAATATCAGTTTAATAGGCGTTTTAATGCAGCCTTTTACACTCGATACTTATCCAATGGAGAGAAACATGAGAGAGATTGGCTAGTCTATTCAAAGGATGTTGATAAAGtgttttgcttttgttgtaaattgttcaaGAAAGGGCCTCTCAAAGGTCAATTAGCAAATAAGGGCTACAAAGATTGGACACATTTCAATGTGAGGCTTAAAGAGCATGAAAACAGTTTTGATCACATCTCGAACATGACCACTTGGATTGATTTGCGTCTTAGATTGTAG